Proteins encoded together in one Styela clava chromosome 12, kaStyClav1.hap1.2, whole genome shotgun sequence window:
- the LOC120330099 gene encoding uncharacterized protein LOC120330099: MPQTSLPGMEAENQYEVSMCVRDDSSNLCKRHGSSFIGDHQCGAYTLMNGSVNSSDPSTDSYSMATDTIPNNNAFDRSLSVPNLPIPLPTSRRTSELSVNVRPYYSTVVPRARSNPGGETYEFASEVQQHRLSRVSPQLSIPPSIPELPPQMNESDRQSTRSRFYSSIKHGFNSKKEKKMTAFFVMVVISFLAGFIAILLAAVLFGKVHGIEDNFSFLKELIGAPTSSGQTTTGCNKGENVCHPLGGVCVGTNFGYGCFCKEGWTGDGINCTEVTYAKCTDLRNVIGFTSGYYKISPNPGNVEPFIVRCDMQRTKGVTEIGHDSEETIYVSGCDPAGCYSKNITYEANLQQIEAVIESSKYCSQYIKYECYHSSLKYGWWVSRLGTKETRWDDGVEEYSCACSKTNNTCPGCYCNINDSKHREDEGTITNRTLLPIMQLRFGDVGEAWEAAHFTLGKLKCYD, from the exons ATGCCTCAAACGTCGCTACCTGGAATGGAGGCGGAAAACCAATACGAAGTCTCTATGTGTGTCCGAGATGATTCATCGAACTTGTGTAAAAGACACGGAAGCAGTTTTATTGGGGATCATCAATGTGGAGCCTATACTCTAATGAATGGGAGTGTAAATTCGTCTGATCCTTCTACAGATAGTTATAGCATGGCTACCGATACCATTCCAAACAACAATGCGTTTGACCGAAGCCTCAGTGTGCCGAATCTACCGATTCCACTTCCGACCTCGAGGAGGACCAGCGAGCTATCTGTGAATGTGAGGCCGTATTACAGTACCGTTGTTCCAAGAGCTAGAA GCAATCCAGGAGGAGAGACTTACGAATTCGCTAGTGAGGTTCAGCAACATAGACTATCCCGTGTAAGTCCCCAACTTTCCATTCCTCCGTCGATACCAGAATTACCTCCTCAAATGAATGAGAGTGACCGACAGAGCACAAGGAGTCGGTTTTATAGTAGTATCAAACATGGATTCAATTCTAAAAAAGAGA AGAAAATGACTGCTTTTTTTGTGATGGTAGTCATCTCGTTTCTGGCGGGGTTTATAGCAATATTATTGGCGGCCGTTCTATTCGGAAAG GTACACGGAATTGAAGACAACTTCTCGTTTTTAAAAG aattaATTGGTGCTCCGACATCATCGGGTCAGACAACAACTGGATGCAACAAGGGTGAAAATGTATGTCATCCGCTGGGTGGCGTATGCGTGGGTACCAACTTCGGATATGGCTGTTTTTGCAAGGAAGGCTGGACGGGAGACGGAATAAACTGCACAG AGGTGACATATGCAAAATGCACGGACCTAAGAAACGTTATTGGATTTACAAGCGGGTACTATAAAATCTCTCCAAATCCTGGAAACGTTGAACCATTTATAGTAAGATGTGATATGCAACGCACTAAAG GAGTGACGGAAATAGGCCATGACTCAGAAGAAACAATTTATGTGAGTGGGTGCGATCCAGCAGGCTGTTATTCTAAAAATATCACTTATGAGGCAAATTTGCAACAGATTGAAGCTGTAATCGAGTCATCAAAATATTGTTCACAATATATAAAA TATGAATGCTATCACTCATCTCTAAAGTACGGATGGTGGGTTTCCAGATTGGGCACTAAGGAAACGAGATGGGATGATGGAGTTGAAGAGTATAGCTGTGCTTGCTCGAAGACAAACA ATACTTGTCCAGGTTGTTACTGCAATATCAACGATAGCAAACATAGAGAGGACGAAGGCACCATTACAAACAGAACTCTACTACCCATAATGCAACTGAGATTCGGGGATGTTGGTGAAGCATGGGAAGCTGCTCATTTTACCCTTGGAAAGCTCAAGTGCTATGACTGA
- the LOC120329407 gene encoding uncharacterized protein LOC120329407 codes for MKILICGFSKTGSKTADEALRQLGFKVADPTLSCFTFGNEWNKIFDGKAIPSDLRRMYNKYDVISGIPVYFYWREFLEAFPDLKLIFFTRDEERWLDSWKHQVDVVNQGVLSFPLSVFSPKAKQWIAFINNCLKKHVDPSYRPTWSEYLSPRKRYLKLEDRLMLNAFRRHNKDILQNAPKDRTLVCSVKDGWTPLCDFLKLDKPNLPFPHINKRGNIWAQRFKSDPKVQGMFYEMYISITLMILLVPALVLLL; via the exons ATGAAAATCCTAATATGTGGATTCAGTAAAACCGGGAGCAAGACGGCCGATGAAGCTCTTCGGCAATTGGGGTTCAAAGTTGCTGATCCTACCTTATCCTGTTTCACTTTTGGGAATGAGTGGAATAAGATTTTCGATGGGAAGGCAATTCCAAGTGATTTGAGGAGAATGTATAACAAATATGATGTAATAAGTGGCATACCCGTGTACTTTTACTGGAGAGAATTTCTCGAAGCCTTTCCAGATTTGAAG TTGATATTTTTCACCCGGGACGAAGAAAGATGGTTAGACAGCTGGAAACACCAGGTCGATGTTGTGAATCAGGGTGTATTATCGTTTCCATTGTCAGTATTTTCACCCAAAGCAAAACAGTGGATTGCATTTATCAATAACTGTC TGAAAAAACATGTTGATCCATCGTATCGACCAACGTGGTCAGAATATCTTTCTCCCCGTAAACGATACTTGAAGTTGGAAGATCGACTAATGTTGAATGCTTTCAGGAGGCACAACAAAGATATTCTACag AATGCACCGAAAGATAGAACTTTGGTATGCAGCGTAAAAGATGGATGGACTCCTTTGTGCGACTTTTTAAAGCTTGACAAACCAAATTTACCTTTTCCGCACATCAATAAGAGAGGAAACATTTGGGCACAGAGATTTAAAAGCGACCCAAAAGTACAAGGAATGTTTTACGAGATGTATATTTCAATTACTTTAATGATTTTGTTGGTTCCAGCATTAGTGCTACTACTTTAA
- the LOC120329525 gene encoding uncharacterized protein LOC120329525 yields MIPFNIVKLSRPMVHYKLLQRTVCTTSTYNQKSNVRIGCASGFWGDSAVAARQLVQKGKIDYLVFDYLSEITMSLLTAAKRKNPDFGYAPDFVAAAMKPNLKSISENGIKVISNAGGINPKACSAELQRVAEQQGIKLEIATVTGDDMMSLMKSIRESVKEMGSGKALPDARFVSMNAYFGAEPIKRALDLGAQIVVTGRCVDSAVVLAPLMHEFNWSPSDYDRLAAGSLAGHLVECGAQSTGGIFTDWQTVDGWDNIGFPIVDCKEDGTFTLTKPPGTGGLVTPATVAEQLTYEIGDPSAYVLPDVTCDFRNVNITPVEEGESVKVVGAKGRPPTDSFKVCATYLDGNRITAVCCVGGKRAIAKAHKTANAIISRVRGIFKALGMADFKRVHVQAIGDEAPYGKYARKYGQNGEGPRETAIWMALEHDDKMALQIFANEIAPAGTGMAPGLSAIVGGRPKPSPILKLFSFLHPKKDLNASVYLGDKFAEEIKFSDMESSGVETSTEDNSIIKNVPTGTKTYILEDLAYTRSGDKGNSANIGVIARNPSFVTYLEKYLTQEAVFEYFQHLFDSSNMPENPVIRYKIPGINGFNFVLTDCLGGGGVTSLRPDPQGKALGQMLLDFEFNNMPDLEL; encoded by the exons ATGATTCCATTCAATATCGTCAAGCTTTCTCGGCCGATGGttcattataaattattacaaaGAACTGTCTGCACAACATCAACATACAATCAGAAATCAAATGTTCGCATCGGATGTGCATCAGGATTTTGGGGCGACAGTGCAGTTGCTGCTAGACAATTAGTACAGAAAGGAAAGATAGATTATTTAGTATTTGACTATCTGTCGGAAATCACTATGTCACTTTTGACTGCTGCAAAGAGAAAAAATCCAGATTTTGGTTATGCACCGGATTTCGTCGCAGCTGCAATGAAACCAAATCTGAAAAGTATCAGCGAAAATGGAATAAAAGTCATCAGCAATGCAGGAGGAATTAATCCTAAAGCCTGCTCAGCTGAATTGCAAAGAGTTGCGGAACAACAAG GTATCAAACTCGAAATTGCAACTGTGACTGGCGATGATATGATGAGCTTAATGAAGAGTATTCGTGAATCGGTTAAAGAGATGGGAAGTGGAAAAGCACTTCCAGATGCTAGATTTGTCAGCATGAATGCTTATTTCGGTGCAGAACCTATTAAACGTGCATTAGATCTTGGTGCACAAATTGTTGTGACAGGACGATGTGTTGACAGTGCTGTTGTACTGGCTCCTTTGATGCATGAATTTAATTGGTCTCCATCTGATTATGATAg ATTGGCTGCTGGGAGTTTAGCTGGTCATCTTGTTGAGTGTGGCGCTCAATCAACTGGCGGGATTTTCACAGACTGGCAAACTGTTGATGGTTGGGACAATATTGGATTCCCTATTGTAGATTGCAAGGAGGATGGTACATTTACTCTCACTAAACCACCTGGCACTGGTGGTTTAGTCACTCCTGCTACAGTGGCAGAGCAGTTAACATATGAAATTGGTGATCCCTCTGCCTACGTTTTACCTGATGTAACATGTGATTTCCGGAATGTCAATATAACTCCTGTAGAGGAAGGCGAAAGCGTGAAAGTGGTTGGAGCAAAAGGTCGTCCACCGACTGATAGTTTCAAAGTTTGTGCGACATATCTGGATGGAAACCGCATAACTGCAGTTTGCTGTGTAGGAGGGAAACGTGCTATTGCGAAAG CCCACAAAACAGCGAATGCAATTATAAGCAGGGTGCGTGGAATTTTCAAAGCTTTGGGAATGGCAGATTTCAAACGTGTTCATGTGCAGGCTATTGGTGATGAAGCACCATACGGGAAATATGCAAGAAAATATGGACAAAACGGAGAGGGTCCGAGAGAGACAGCAATTTGGATGGCTCTGGAGCATGATGACAAGATGGCTCTGCAAATTTTTGCAAATGAAATAGCCCCAGCTGGAACAG GTATGGCACCAGGATTGTCTGCAATTGTCGGAGGAAGACCAAAACCATCTCCAATTCTCAAATTATTCTCGTTTTTACATCCgaaaaaagatttgaacgcatcTGTATATTTGGGAGATAAATTTGCTGAGGAAATCAAATTTAGTGATATGGAATCGTCTGGTGTGGAAACATCTACAGAAGATAACTCTATCATAAAGAATGTACCAACTGGTACGAAAACATACATTCTTGAAGACTTGGCCTACACAAGAAGTGGAGATAAAGGAAATTCAGCCAACATAGGTGTTATAGCCAGGAATCCTTCCTTTGTGACTTATCTAGAGAAGTATCTCACTCAAGAAGCAGTGTTTGAGTATTTTCAACATTTGTTCGATTCGTCTAATATGCCAGAAAACCCTGTGATCAGGTATAAAATACCTGGCATCAATGGCTTTAATTTTGTTCTTACTGATTGTTTGGGAGGGGGTGGTGTAACGTCTCTAAGACCTGATCCCCAAGGTAAAGCGCTCGGACAAATGCTGCTTGATTTTGAATTCAATAATATGCCGGATTTGGAATTATAA